In the genome of Patescibacteria group bacterium, one region contains:
- a CDS encoding CxxC-x17-CxxC domain-containing protein, which produces MKNFNRDRGGNRFQGGNNRRPEITMHKATCSNCGRPTEVPFKPTNGKPVYCRDCFKTMGGGEGNDRNDRGGDRNERRDFAPRKDFKDFRDRSEAPRAPHVETRVERPAESTLELKRQLESVNAKLDKLVGFAEKFFKSQDVSKPSESVKEIQQAPSTLKMIVEKAIKPKKATKKKK; this is translated from the coding sequence ATGAAAAATTTTAACAGAGACCGAGGAGGGAATCGTTTTCAAGGTGGAAACAACAGACGACCAGAAATTACTATGCATAAGGCAACCTGTAGTAATTGTGGAAGACCAACAGAAGTACCTTTTAAGCCTACCAATGGTAAGCCTGTGTACTGCCGTGATTGTTTTAAGACAATGGGAGGAGGAGAAGGTAATGATCGAAATGACCGAGGCGGCGACCGAAACGAACGACGAGATTTTGCTCCACGAAAAGATTTCAAAGATTTTCGAGACCGATCAGAAGCACCTCGAGCACCTCATGTGGAAACACGTGTTGAGCGTCCTGCAGAAAGCACTCTAGAGCTTAAACGACAGCTTGAATCTGTAAATGCAAAGCTAGATAAACTTGTTGGATTTGCTGAAAAATTCTTTAAATCACAAGATGTATCTAAACCATCTGAATCTGTTAAAGAAATTCAACAAGCACCATCTACACTCAAAATGATTGTAGAGAAAGCAATCAAACCTAAGAAAGCTACAAAAAAGAAGAAATAA
- a CDS encoding DUF5684 domain-containing protein, protein MKKFLLSLVFVASFIIPLVSLADTVCRVNGEIVPCPEWLGGASIGMVVFMLAVFIVMIVSTWKIFQKAGEPGWASIVPIYNLIVMSRISGLPIWIVLLMFIPFVSIFAGIALIYGLTKSFGKGIGFMLGLLFLPFIFLPILAFGKSQHITRETGLGSTNTLNTSWKHPESQADEAYLGNFTRQDFENKLRWESKRMGQIAYDKNGTRETNMDLFPVFVKKEELQKAGLSL, encoded by the coding sequence ATGAAGAAATTTTTATTATCACTTGTTTTTGTCGCTAGTTTTATTATTCCATTAGTTAGTCTTGCTGATACTGTATGCCGTGTAAATGGTGAGATAGTTCCGTGTCCAGAATGGTTGGGTGGAGCAAGCATTGGTATGGTTGTATTTATGCTTGCCGTGTTTATCGTAATGATTGTATCTACTTGGAAAATATTTCAAAAAGCTGGAGAACCTGGGTGGGCAAGTATTGTTCCTATCTATAACCTCATTGTGATGTCACGAATTTCGGGCCTACCAATTTGGATTGTATTACTTATGTTTATTCCGTTTGTAAGTATCTTTGCTGGAATTGCACTTATTTATGGACTTACTAAATCTTTTGGAAAGGGAATTGGTTTTATGCTTGGACTTCTCTTTTTACCTTTTATTTTCCTACCAATTCTTGCCTTTGGAAAAAGTCAGCACATTACCCGCGAGACAGGATTGGGTTCTACAAATACATTAAATACATCTTGGAAGCATCCAGAATCACAAGCTGATGAAGCTTATTTGGGAAATTTTACTCGGCAAGATTTTGAAAATAAATTGCGATGGGAAAGTAAGCGAATGGGGCAGATTGCGTATGACAAGAATGGAACGCGAGAAACAAATATGGATCTCTTTCCTGTGTTTGTAAAAAAAGAAGAATTGCAGAAAGCTGGATTGAGTTTGTAG